The following coding sequences are from one Novosphingobium sp. Gsoil 351 window:
- a CDS encoding phosphoserine transaminase — MTAPKPARLPARPFFSSGPCAKPPTWSPEKLATQSLGRSHRAKIGKTRLQYCIDLMREVLRLPDTHRIGIVPGSDTGAFEMAMWTMLGARPVTTLAWESFGEGWVTDAAKQLKIDPTVIRADYGQLPDLAQVDWSNDVLFTWNGTTSGVRVPNADWIPADREGLSFADATSAVFAYDIDWAKIDVATFSWQKVLGGEGAHGVLILGRRAVDRLETYIPAWPLPKVFRLVSKGKLTEGVFKGETINTPSMLAVEDAIFALEWAKGLGGLQGLKARSDANAAALDAIVAGCDWLGHLAADPASRSKTSVCLTVAGADEDFIKKFAALLEGEGAAFDIAGYRDAPPGLRIWCGATVDTADLEALGPWLDWAYASLKSD, encoded by the coding sequence ATGACTGCACCTAAACCGGCGCGCCTTCCGGCGCGTCCGTTCTTCTCTTCGGGTCCCTGCGCTAAGCCGCCCACGTGGTCCCCCGAGAAACTTGCGACCCAATCGCTCGGTCGCTCGCACCGCGCCAAAATCGGCAAGACGCGCCTGCAATATTGCATCGACCTGATGCGCGAGGTGTTACGATTGCCCGACACCCATCGGATCGGCATAGTCCCGGGTTCCGATACCGGTGCGTTCGAGATGGCGATGTGGACGATGCTGGGCGCGCGCCCGGTCACCACGCTCGCCTGGGAAAGTTTCGGCGAGGGCTGGGTGACCGACGCCGCCAAGCAGCTCAAAATCGACCCCACGGTGATCCGCGCCGACTATGGCCAGTTGCCCGATCTGGCGCAGGTCGACTGGTCGAACGACGTGTTGTTCACCTGGAACGGCACCACTAGCGGCGTACGCGTTCCGAACGCCGACTGGATTCCTGCGGACCGTGAGGGGTTGAGCTTCGCCGACGCGACCAGCGCGGTGTTCGCCTATGACATCGATTGGGCAAAGATCGATGTCGCGACCTTTTCGTGGCAGAAGGTACTGGGCGGCGAGGGCGCGCATGGGGTGCTGATCCTCGGCCGGCGCGCGGTCGATCGGCTGGAAACTTATATTCCGGCTTGGCCGTTGCCTAAGGTCTTCCGGCTCGTCTCGAAGGGCAAGCTCACCGAGGGCGTGTTCAAGGGCGAAACCATCAACACCCCGTCGATGTTGGCGGTCGAGGACGCGATTTTCGCGCTTGAGTGGGCCAAGGGCCTGGGCGGGTTGCAGGGCCTCAAGGCGCGCTCGGATGCGAATGCAGCTGCGCTCGACGCGATCGTGGCCGGGTGCGATTGGCTCGGCCATCTCGCCGCGGATCCAGCGAGCCGATCGAAGACTTCGGTGTGTTTGACCGTCGCGGGCGCGGACGAAGACTTCATCAAGAAGTTCGCCGCGCTGCTCGAAGGCGAGGGCGCCGCCTTCGACATCGCCGGCTACCGCGACGCCCCTCCGGGCCTGCGCATCTGGTGCGGCGCGACCGTCGATACCGCCGACCTCGAGGCGCTCGGGCCATGGCTCGACTGGGCTTATGCTTCGCTGAAATCGGACTGA
- a CDS encoding response regulator transcription factor — MGLLNREGRWLAVIATSSNPTIAKAVDAIKQGAMDYLPLPLDEGDLSLAIEKVAAEAELRRSRHLRQTAARSRLARLSGREREVVERMTLGLTNKEIGRELDISPRTVEIHRTNALTKLNARHSAEAIRLCFEGSDDSPQISVSPVRVIRYS; from the coding sequence ATGGGCCTGCTGAACCGCGAAGGCCGCTGGCTTGCGGTCATCGCGACCAGTTCCAATCCGACGATCGCCAAGGCGGTCGACGCGATCAAGCAGGGCGCCATGGACTATCTACCCCTGCCGCTCGACGAAGGCGACTTGTCGCTGGCGATTGAAAAGGTTGCCGCCGAAGCGGAGCTTCGTCGTTCGCGGCACTTGCGTCAGACCGCGGCGCGATCGCGCCTCGCCAGGCTTTCGGGCCGCGAGCGCGAGGTCGTGGAGCGCATGACGCTCGGTTTGACCAACAAGGAAATCGGGCGGGAGCTGGATATCAGCCCACGAACTGTTGAAATCCACCGCACCAATGCCCTGACGAAGCTCAACGCAAGGCACAGCGCCGAGGCGATAAGGCTCTGCTTTGAGGGCAGCGACGATTCCCCCCAGATATCAGTCAGCCCTGTCCGCGTAATACGATATTCATGA
- a CDS encoding proteasome-type protease, with the protein MTYCVGMTLDKGLVMMSDTRTNSGVDNISVFRKMFHWCVPGERIVAIMTAGNLATTQAVISQLEERTKAPNERRPSVLEAATMFQVATQVGNLLNETIRSRQMSDGQGGGPRFTASIIVAGQIKGMEPRLFMIYPEGNFIEASFDTPFFQIGETKYGRPIILRGYDRAMSFEDAVKLMMVSFDSTLAANLSVGLPLDLLVIERDRFEPLQQRRILANDPYFKSISSSWGKALRDAFHSLPDYSFEDTKDVVAVE; encoded by the coding sequence ATGACCTATTGCGTGGGGATGACGCTCGACAAGGGCCTGGTGATGATGAGCGACACCCGCACCAACTCGGGCGTCGACAATATCTCCGTGTTTCGCAAGATGTTCCACTGGTGCGTGCCGGGCGAGCGGATCGTGGCGATCATGACCGCGGGCAACCTCGCGACCACTCAGGCGGTGATCAGCCAACTCGAGGAGCGGACCAAGGCCCCCAACGAACGCCGCCCTTCGGTGCTCGAAGCGGCGACGATGTTCCAGGTTGCGACCCAGGTCGGCAACCTCCTCAACGAGACGATCCGCTCGCGCCAGATGTCCGACGGACAGGGCGGGGGGCCGCGCTTCACCGCCTCGATCATCGTCGCCGGGCAGATCAAGGGCATGGAGCCGCGGCTTTTCATGATCTATCCCGAAGGCAACTTCATCGAGGCCAGCTTCGACACCCCGTTCTTCCAGATCGGCGAGACCAAGTATGGCCGTCCGATCATTCTGCGCGGCTACGACCGGGCAATGAGCTTCGAGGATGCGGTCAAGCTGATGATGGTCAGCTTCGATTCCACGCTGGCCGCAAACCTGTCCGTCGGCCTGCCGCTAGACCTGCTGGTGATCGAGCGCGATCGTTTCGAACCGCTCCAACAGCGCCGCATCTTGGCGAACGATCCCTATTTCAAGTCGATTTCATCCAGCTGGGGCAAGGCGTTGCGCGACGCATTTCATTCGCTGCCAGACTATAGTTTCGAGGACACGAAGGACGTGGTCGCCGTGGAATAG
- a CDS encoding sorbosone dehydrogenase family protein, with translation MTTATTLVRHVALIATTALAGCGGGGSAPPALPANTAPTFTSAASVTVLENTAGAVYTAAASDAQNGPLTFAIAGGADAAQFTLSSGGQLAFRTPPDFEAPADSDRDNVYRLQLSVSDGRAQTTLDVAVTVTDAGGGTFRVRRAGTGFVQPLYLAGIPDNSGRVLVVEQAGRIRILDPATGAIAATPFLDIRGTISSDGERGLIGLALAPDFASSGTFFVYLTNLAGDTEVRRYRTFAANRDQADPATADLILTFAQPFANHNGGWIEFGPDGFLYIASGDGGSGGDPQNNAQNTASLLGKMLRIDVASDAFPADPARDYAIPASNPFATSGGAPEVYAFGLRNPFRNSFDPATGNLYLGDVGQAAIEEIDLIPPNRPGLDFGWARLEGTRTFNGTPPPNAVPPVAEYAHGTGPVQGDSVTGGYVYRGPVESLQGQYIFGDFVRGRLWSIPATSLVFGQTFAASSFTLRNADFTPDAGAIGNIASFGQDQRRNLYIVDYDGEIFVIEGA, from the coding sequence ATGACGACCGCCACCACTCTCGTCCGCCACGTAGCCCTGATCGCGACGACCGCCCTGGCCGGATGCGGCGGAGGCGGAAGCGCGCCACCTGCGCTGCCCGCCAACACCGCGCCCACCTTTACCTCGGCGGCGAGCGTCACCGTGCTCGAAAATACCGCCGGCGCGGTCTACACCGCCGCCGCCAGCGATGCGCAAAACGGTCCCCTGACGTTCGCCATCGCCGGCGGGGCCGACGCCGCCCAGTTCACCCTGTCGTCGGGCGGACAACTCGCGTTCCGTACCCCGCCCGATTTCGAGGCGCCGGCGGATTCCGACCGCGACAACGTCTACCGCCTCCAGCTCAGCGTCTCGGATGGCCGCGCCCAGACGACGCTCGACGTCGCGGTGACCGTGACCGACGCCGGGGGCGGCACCTTCCGGGTGCGGCGTGCGGGAACGGGCTTCGTCCAGCCGCTCTATCTGGCCGGCATTCCCGACAATTCGGGACGAGTGCTGGTGGTGGAGCAGGCCGGTCGCATCCGCATCCTCGATCCCGCAACCGGTGCGATCGCGGCAACCCCGTTCCTCGATATCCGCGGGACGATCAGCAGCGACGGCGAGCGCGGTCTGATCGGGCTGGCACTCGCGCCAGACTTCGCGAGCAGCGGGACATTCTTCGTCTATCTGACCAACCTGGCGGGCGACACCGAGGTCCGCCGCTACCGTACGTTTGCCGCCAACCGCGATCAGGCCGACCCGGCGACCGCAGATTTGATCCTGACCTTCGCCCAGCCCTTCGCCAACCACAATGGCGGATGGATCGAGTTCGGCCCCGACGGTTTCCTCTACATCGCCAGCGGAGACGGCGGCAGCGGCGGCGATCCGCAAAACAACGCGCAGAACACCGCCTCGCTGCTCGGCAAGATGCTGAGGATCGACGTCGCTTCGGACGCTTTCCCGGCCGATCCGGCGCGCGACTATGCCATCCCCGCTAGCAACCCATTCGCCACCAGCGGCGGCGCGCCCGAGGTCTACGCGTTTGGCTTGCGCAATCCGTTCCGCAACAGCTTCGATCCCGCCACCGGCAACCTCTATCTCGGCGATGTCGGCCAGGCCGCGATCGAGGAGATCGACCTGATTCCGCCCAACCGCCCGGGCCTCGACTTCGGCTGGGCGCGGCTCGAGGGCACGCGCACGTTCAACGGCACGCCGCCGCCAAATGCCGTTCCTCCGGTCGCCGAATACGCCCATGGCACGGGGCCCGTGCAGGGCGATTCGGTCACCGGGGGGTATGTCTATCGCGGCCCGGTCGAGAGCTTGCAGGGCCAATACATTTTCGGCGACTTCGTCCGCGGCCGTTTGTGGAGCATCCCCGCGACCAGCCTGGTGTTCGGGCAGACGTTCGCGGCCTCCAGCTTCACCCTGCGCAACGCCGATTTCACCCCCGACGCCGGGGCAATCGGCAACATCGCGAGCTTTGGCCAGGACCAACGGCGAAACCTCTACATCGTCGATTACGACGGCGAGATTTTCGTGATCGAGGGGGCCTAG
- a CDS encoding transglutaminase family protein, with translation MLLTIDHQTRYRFDEPVAHGLQRLRLTPKATSGQSILDWEMTLQGATVEAEYEDQNHNRTTLIALDQGTRELTVTCRGAVRTADQAGVIGRHAGHLPLWHFLDNTAATRPGPRMRALVSSLPVEDDHVTTLHRMSAAVIATVEYAAGHTDAETSAEEALVGGRGVCQDHAQIFVGCARMLGIPARYVSGYLMMDDRIEQEASHAWAEAHIDGLGWVGFDVSNGISPDPRYVRVATGRDYREAAPVTGISYGGGDASMHVRLAVERQHVEQ, from the coding sequence TTGCTTCTCACGATCGATCACCAGACCAGGTACCGTTTCGACGAACCTGTTGCGCACGGGCTTCAGCGGTTGAGGTTGACCCCGAAGGCGACCTCTGGCCAGTCGATCCTCGATTGGGAGATGACGCTGCAAGGCGCCACGGTGGAGGCCGAGTACGAGGATCAGAACCACAACCGGACGACGCTGATCGCGCTCGACCAGGGAACGCGAGAGTTGACCGTCACCTGCCGCGGCGCAGTGCGGACGGCAGACCAGGCCGGGGTCATTGGCCGCCATGCCGGGCACCTGCCGCTGTGGCACTTCCTCGACAACACCGCCGCGACGCGGCCCGGCCCGCGGATGCGCGCGCTGGTTTCCTCGCTGCCGGTCGAGGACGACCACGTCACCACTCTGCACAGGATGTCGGCTGCGGTGATTGCTACGGTGGAATATGCGGCAGGCCACACCGACGCCGAGACGTCCGCAGAGGAGGCCTTGGTCGGGGGGCGGGGAGTCTGCCAGGACCACGCCCAGATCTTCGTCGGCTGCGCACGGATGCTGGGGATTCCGGCGCGTTACGTCTCAGGGTACCTGATGATGGACGACCGGATCGAACAGGAAGCGAGTCACGCCTGGGCGGAAGCGCACATCGACGGGCTCGGCTGGGTCGGATTCGACGTTTCGAACGGGATCAGTCCCGATCCGCGCTATGTCCGCGTCGCCACCGGTCGCGACTACCGCGAGGCGGCGCCTGTCACCGGAATCAGCTATGGCGGGGGCGATGCGTCGATGCACGTTCGGCTTGCAGTCGAACGGCAGCACGTGGAACAGTAG
- a CDS encoding esterase/lipase family protein gives MTPASAAGLPVMLLPGFATHPARMYRMRRGLRAAGHWVEDWGLGWNLGGTPEQLDRLCARIEEAAARQGRPVALVGWSLGGLYAREAAKRVPHAVAMVVTMGTPFSGDLHANNAWRAYHWITGHDVAEPPVPGDYAVKPPVPTIALWSARDGIVAPRGARAGRRTRCRGRGALHPPRVRQPPPCGGDGRRSAKPLRRRLSWSPRQGRPLFSHLQHAMT, from the coding sequence ATGACACCGGCCTCCGCCGCCGGGCTCCCGGTCATGCTGTTGCCCGGGTTCGCCACCCACCCGGCGCGGATGTATCGGATGCGCCGGGGTTTGCGCGCGGCGGGCCACTGGGTCGAGGACTGGGGTCTGGGCTGGAACCTGGGCGGCACTCCCGAACAGCTCGATCGCCTTTGCGCGCGGATCGAGGAGGCGGCGGCGCGGCAAGGTCGGCCGGTCGCGCTCGTCGGGTGGAGCCTGGGCGGGCTCTATGCGCGCGAAGCGGCCAAGCGGGTGCCGCACGCGGTCGCCATGGTGGTGACCATGGGTACCCCGTTCTCGGGCGATCTTCACGCAAACAACGCCTGGCGTGCCTATCACTGGATCACCGGGCACGACGTGGCCGAACCTCCGGTCCCGGGCGACTACGCGGTCAAGCCGCCCGTCCCGACGATCGCCCTGTGGAGCGCGCGCGACGGGATCGTGGCGCCGCGCGGCGCGCGGGCGGGCAGGCGAACGCGATGCCGCGGTCGCGGTGCGCTGCACCCACCTCGGGTTCGCCAGCCACCCCCGTGCGGTGGAGACGGTCGCCGATCAGCTAAGCCGCTTCGCCGGCGGCTGAGCTGGAGCCCGCGACAGGGAAGGCCGCTGTTTTCGCATTTGCAGCACGCAATGACTTGA
- a CDS encoding YfbK domain-containing protein encodes MRPPSRNTACSGTKNRELREEDFNNDKVDAGDIGAGHQVTAIYEIVPRGAQGWLDPHRYSDPGNRFEAKPRELAFVKLRYKLPDDTTSKLIERAVPAALLASAGAPRGDMAFATAVAAFGQKLRGDPLLGNLTYAGIAALADGQRDYYRQEFAKLVGIAGSLDTRGNDVAVR; translated from the coding sequence ATCCGGCCGCCGTCGCGCAATACCGCCTGCTCGGGTACGAAAAACCGCGAGCTCCGCGAGGAGGATTTCAACAACGACAAGGTCGATGCGGGCGACATTGGTGCCGGGCACCAGGTGACCGCGATCTACGAGATCGTGCCACGCGGCGCCCAAGGCTGGCTCGACCCGCATCGCTATTCTGATCCGGGAAATAGATTTGAAGCGAAACCGCGCGAACTGGCCTTCGTCAAGCTGCGCTACAAGTTGCCTGACGACACCACCTCGAAGCTGATCGAACGCGCGGTTCCGGCGGCTCTGTTGGCCAGCGCCGGAGCTCCGCGGGGCGACATGGCCTTCGCCACCGCAGTCGCCGCGTTCGGGCAGAAGCTGCGCGGCGATCCGCTGCTGGGCAACCTGACCTATGCCGGAATCGCCGCGCTCGCCGATGGTCAGCGCGACTATTACCGGCAGGAGTTCGCCAAGCTGGTCGGCATCGCCGGATCGCTGGATACCCGCGGCAACGATGTCGCGGTGCGCTGA
- the uvrB gene encoding excinuclease ABC subunit UvrB — protein MAELVIRRGLEEPDTSAAFVPHKPARPDKADGGKRFKIVSEYQPAGDQPTAIADLIEGIKADDQTQVLLGVTGSGKTFTMAQVIEATQRPALILAPNKILAAQLYGEFKSFFPDNAVEYFVSYYDYYQPEAYVPRSDTYIEKESSVNEAIDRMRHSATRALLERDDVIIVASVSCLYGIGSVETYSAMIFDLKKGATVDQREIVRKLVALQYKRNDAAFQRGNFRVRGDSLEIFPSHYEDMAWRISFFGDEIEDIAEFDPLTGKKGASLNSVRVYANSHYVTPGPTLQQAAQAIRFELTERLKELEAEGKLLEHQRLEQRTNFDLEMIAATGSCAGIENYSRFLTGRLPGEPPPTLFEYLPENALLFVDESHQTVPQIGAMAKGDHRRKITLAEYGFRLPSCIDNRPLRFNEWDAMRPQTVAVSATPGGWEMEQSGGIFAEQVIRPTGLIDPPVEIKPVEDQVQDCIEECRKTAAMGFRTLVTTLTKRMAEDLTEFMHEAGLRVRYMHSDVETLERIELIRDLRLGVYDVLVGINLLREGLDIPECGLVCILDADKEGFLRSETSLIQTIGRAARNVEGRVILYADRMTGSMERAIAETDRRRQKQHEFNLANGITPATIKRGIQDIVAHTASRDGVLVEIDDPERNNLVGHNLRGYIEDLEKRMRAAAADLEFEEAGRLRDEIRRLEADELGLPKAHEQAKAPKVGRSNEGKPGTRKGRFGKASKMKWGR, from the coding sequence ATGGCCGAACTCGTCATTCGTCGCGGGCTGGAAGAGCCCGACACCAGCGCCGCTTTCGTTCCGCACAAGCCCGCCCGGCCGGACAAGGCCGACGGAGGGAAGCGGTTCAAGATCGTCTCCGAATACCAGCCCGCGGGCGACCAGCCGACCGCGATCGCGGACCTGATCGAAGGGATCAAGGCTGACGATCAGACCCAGGTGCTGCTCGGCGTGACCGGCAGCGGCAAGACTTTCACCATGGCCCAGGTGATCGAGGCGACCCAGCGCCCGGCGCTGATCCTAGCGCCCAACAAGATTCTCGCCGCGCAGCTCTATGGCGAGTTCAAGAGCTTCTTTCCCGACAACGCGGTCGAGTATTTCGTCAGCTACTACGACTATTACCAGCCCGAAGCCTACGTGCCCCGCAGCGACACTTACATCGAGAAGGAAAGCTCGGTGAACGAGGCGATCGATCGGATGCGCCATTCGGCCACTCGCGCGCTGCTCGAACGCGACGACGTCATCATCGTCGCTTCGGTCTCGTGCCTCTATGGCATCGGCTCGGTCGAGACCTATTCCGCGATGATCTTCGACCTGAAGAAAGGCGCGACGGTCGATCAGCGCGAGATCGTGAGGAAGCTCGTCGCGCTGCAATACAAACGCAACGACGCCGCGTTCCAGCGCGGCAATTTCCGTGTGCGCGGCGACAGCCTGGAGATTTTCCCCTCGCATTATGAGGACATGGCCTGGCGGATCAGCTTCTTTGGCGACGAGATCGAGGACATCGCCGAGTTCGACCCGCTGACCGGCAAGAAGGGCGCCAGCCTCAATTCGGTTCGGGTCTACGCCAACTCGCACTACGTAACCCCCGGCCCAACGCTCCAGCAGGCGGCGCAGGCGATCCGCTTCGAGTTGACCGAGCGGCTCAAGGAACTGGAGGCCGAGGGCAAATTGCTCGAGCACCAGCGGCTCGAGCAGCGCACCAACTTCGACCTCGAGATGATCGCTGCCACCGGAAGCTGCGCGGGGATCGAGAACTACAGCCGGTTCCTCACCGGCCGCCTGCCCGGCGAACCACCGCCGACGCTGTTCGAATACCTCCCGGAAAACGCGCTGCTGTTCGTCGACGAAAGCCACCAGACGGTGCCGCAGATCGGGGCGATGGCCAAGGGTGACCACCGCCGCAAGATCACCCTGGCCGAATACGGCTTTCGCCTGCCCAGCTGCATCGACAACCGTCCGCTGCGCTTCAACGAATGGGACGCGATGCGACCGCAGACCGTCGCGGTCTCGGCCACGCCGGGCGGTTGGGAGATGGAGCAATCGGGCGGTATCTTCGCCGAGCAGGTTATCCGCCCGACCGGGCTGATCGACCCGCCGGTGGAGATCAAGCCGGTCGAGGACCAGGTCCAGGACTGCATCGAGGAATGCCGCAAGACCGCCGCGATGGGCTTTCGCACGCTCGTCACCACGCTGACCAAGCGGATGGCCGAAGATCTTACCGAGTTCATGCACGAGGCCGGGCTGCGGGTGCGCTACATGCACTCGGACGTCGAAACGCTGGAACGCATCGAGCTGATCCGCGATCTGCGGCTGGGGGTCTATGATGTGCTGGTCGGCATCAACCTGCTGCGCGAAGGGCTCGACATCCCCGAATGCGGGCTGGTCTGCATCCTCGACGCCGACAAGGAAGGGTTCCTGCGCAGCGAAACCAGCCTGATCCAGACGATCGGCCGCGCCGCGCGCAATGTCGAGGGCCGCGTGATCCTCTACGCCGACCGGATGACCGGCAGCATGGAACGCGCCATCGCGGAGACAGATCGCCGCCGCCAGAAGCAGCACGAGTTCAACCTCGCCAATGGCATCACCCCGGCGACGATCAAGCGCGGTATCCAGGACATCGTCGCGCATACCGCGAGCCGCGACGGGGTGCTGGTCGAAATCGACGACCCCGAACGCAACAACCTCGTCGGCCACAACCTGCGCGGATACATCGAGGATCTGGAAAAGCGAATGCGCGCGGCGGCCGCCGACCTGGAGTTCGAGGAGGCAGGGCGATTGAGGGATGAAATCCGGCGCCTGGAAGCGGACGAACTCGGTTTGCCGAAGGCGCACGAGCAAGCGAAAGCGCCCAAGGTGGGGCGAAGCAACGAAGGCAAGCCGGGGACGCGAAAGGGGCGGTTCGGGAAGGCGAGCAAGATGAAATGGGGGAGGTGA
- a CDS encoding alpha-E domain-containing protein has translation MLGRTANGIFWLFRYLERAENTVRLLDAGFRMALTRNVATSEEEWRSVIVTIGQRAAYEARNGTYAGVQVFNWILRDKNNSESVLRMIEAARTNARMVRAGLTREVWEAINETWMRLSDALTRPVRENSLGGVLDLVRRQSTQVRGAMDGTMLRNEIYNFARLGKFIERADNTARILDVKYYVLLPAVSYVGSSLDNVQWDNVLRSVSAERAYRWLNAGRMDPRSIAEFLILDGRFPRSLAFCYSKISSNLASLERDYGNAMPCHAMLAESAGLVGQGRIEEIFETGLHEFIGGFIARNQALAAQVQRDYRFTE, from the coding sequence ATGCTAGGTCGCACGGCCAACGGCATCTTCTGGCTGTTCCGCTATCTCGAGCGGGCTGAGAACACCGTGCGGCTGCTCGATGCGGGGTTCCGCATGGCGCTGACCCGCAATGTCGCCACCAGCGAGGAAGAATGGCGCTCGGTCATCGTCACGATCGGCCAGCGAGCGGCTTACGAGGCGAGGAATGGCACTTACGCCGGGGTCCAGGTGTTCAACTGGATCCTGCGCGACAAGAACAATTCCGAAAGCGTGCTGCGAATGATCGAGGCCGCGCGGACCAATGCCCGGATGGTCCGCGCCGGTCTCACCCGCGAGGTGTGGGAGGCGATCAACGAGACCTGGATGCGCTTGTCCGACGCGCTCACCCGCCCAGTCCGCGAGAACAGCCTGGGCGGTGTGCTCGACCTCGTCCGCCGCCAGTCGACCCAGGTGCGCGGGGCCATGGACGGTACCATGCTGCGCAACGAGATCTACAACTTCGCCCGGCTCGGCAAGTTCATCGAGCGTGCCGACAACACCGCGCGGATCCTGGACGTGAAGTACTACGTGCTGCTGCCCGCGGTCTCGTACGTCGGATCGAGCCTCGACAATGTTCAGTGGGACAACGTCCTGCGCTCGGTTTCGGCCGAGCGCGCGTATCGCTGGCTTAATGCCGGGCGGATGGACCCGCGCTCGATCGCCGAGTTCCTGATCCTCGATGGCCGGTTTCCGCGCAGTTTGGCGTTCTGCTACTCGAAGATAAGCTCGAACCTCGCCAGCCTCGAACGCGATTACGGCAATGCGATGCCGTGCCACGCAATGCTGGCCGAATCCGCCGGGTTGGTCGGCCAGGGGCGGATCGAGGAAATCTTCGAGACCGGCCTCCACGAATTCATCGGCGGGTTCATCGCCCGCAACCAGGCGCTGGCCGCGCAAGTCCAGCGCGATTACCGTTTCACCGAATAA
- a CDS encoding winged helix DNA-binding protein, producing MTRFGGEKPVNDRSRVRADDPPGMLLSLRTLARAMLALTDPAAARADAPQLTSERRQWGALARSLHHERARRANFLPPELFGEPGWDILLDLAFAAQANEPRSIKSACLSSHVPEATALRYIDLLIRLGLVERTADKIDRRRKFVRLTELGERNMRDYLASMPPIGDQGEDLIRYLAQLG from the coding sequence ATGACCCGTTTCGGTGGCGAAAAGCCGGTGAACGACCGGTCGCGGGTGCGGGCCGACGATCCGCCTGGAATGCTGCTCAGTCTGCGGACCTTGGCGAGGGCCATGCTCGCGCTAACCGACCCGGCCGCCGCTCGAGCCGATGCTCCCCAGCTTACCTCGGAGCGCCGCCAGTGGGGTGCTTTGGCGCGCAGCCTGCATCATGAACGGGCCCGGCGGGCAAACTTCCTCCCGCCGGAGCTGTTCGGGGAACCCGGTTGGGACATACTCCTCGACCTCGCTTTCGCGGCCCAGGCTAATGAGCCGCGCTCGATCAAATCGGCCTGCCTCTCCTCGCACGTGCCAGAGGCGACCGCGTTGCGTTATATCGATTTGCTCATACGTCTTGGGCTCGTCGAGCGCACCGCCGACAAGATAGACCGGCGCCGAAAGTTCGTTCGGCTGACCGAGCTGGGTGAACGCAATATGCGCGACTACCTCGCTTCGATGCCCCCGATCGGAGATCAAGGAGAAGACTTGATCCGCTACCTCGCCCAACTCGGCTGA
- a CDS encoding DUF3617 domain-containing protein gives MIRSFTLPSLALAVLALGACDKADKGPKSMEQAKAEAAQLERPDPGQYKQTTKITKFEVPGAPPEMVAQIRKMMQGQGANLEYCLSKADTEKGFAEMFKKGAQGDCKYDRFDASANTIDAIMTCKAGEGGSAKMTMNGTVSRTGSKVNVNVEQRNDKSPMGNANIAMELETTRIGDCPAGPAKK, from the coding sequence ATGATACGTTCGTTCACGCTGCCCAGCCTGGCGCTTGCCGTTCTTGCGCTCGGCGCCTGCGACAAGGCCGACAAGGGCCCCAAGTCGATGGAGCAGGCCAAGGCCGAGGCGGCGCAACTCGAGCGGCCCGATCCGGGCCAGTACAAGCAGACCACCAAGATCACCAAGTTCGAGGTGCCCGGCGCGCCGCCCGAAATGGTCGCGCAGATCCGCAAGATGATGCAGGGCCAAGGCGCCAACCTCGAATACTGCCTGAGCAAGGCTGACACCGAGAAGGGCTTTGCCGAGATGTTCAAGAAGGGCGCGCAGGGCGATTGCAAGTACGATCGCTTCGACGCCTCGGCCAACACCATCGACGCGATCATGACTTGCAAGGCGGGCGAGGGTGGATCGGCTAAGATGACGATGAACGGCACGGTCAGCCGCACCGGCAGCAAGGTCAACGTGAACGTCGAGCAGAGGAACGACAAGTCGCCAATGGGCAACGCAAACATCGCGATGGAGCTGGAAACGACCCGGATCGGCGATTGTCCGGCGGGTCCGGCGAAGAAATGA